From one Brevundimonas sp. PAMC22021 genomic stretch:
- a CDS encoding MFS transporter: protein MTDAASPPASPEGPSSPWGIRDFRLLWLGRLMAVLGIQIQSSALLWQVYEIARRDHPIEQASLYLGLVGLCQFLPLLAFTLPAGAMADRRDRKRTVALSIIVEAACAGAFLLMALHGSPPLWGLLAVAALFGAARAFLAPASQAFLPMVVGRKALPPAIAAQSIAFQTGAIAGPALGGVIVGVNVPLAYAVSMGLFLLGVAAFLLIRTSGKPVVQPNALSPVAAVREGLAYVWKTKIVLGAISLDLVVVLLAGVALLTPIFARDILHVGPQGFGLLRAAFGVGALLMAVYLSRQPIVRHGGRWMFAAVALFGLCTLTFGLSKSVCLSGLVLFIGGAADMVSVNIRQTLIQLATPDHMRGRVSSVSMLFIGASNELGEAYSGVAVRFLGPIGAAAFGGIGALAATGIWARLFPSLRKADKLT, encoded by the coding sequence GTGACCGACGCCGCCTCCCCTCCCGCCTCGCCTGAGGGTCCCTCCAGCCCGTGGGGCATTCGCGATTTCCGCCTGCTGTGGCTCGGCCGCTTGATGGCGGTGCTGGGCATCCAGATCCAGTCCTCGGCCCTGTTGTGGCAGGTCTATGAGATCGCCCGGCGCGATCATCCGATCGAACAGGCCAGCCTGTATCTGGGGCTGGTGGGCCTGTGTCAGTTCCTGCCGCTGCTGGCCTTTACGCTTCCGGCCGGCGCGATGGCGGACCGGCGCGATCGCAAGCGCACGGTCGCCCTGTCGATCATCGTCGAGGCGGCCTGCGCCGGCGCATTCCTGCTGATGGCGCTGCACGGCTCGCCGCCCCTGTGGGGCCTCTTGGCGGTCGCCGCCCTGTTCGGCGCGGCCCGGGCGTTTCTGGCGCCGGCCAGCCAGGCCTTTCTGCCGATGGTGGTGGGCCGAAAGGCGCTGCCGCCCGCCATCGCCGCCCAGTCCATCGCCTTTCAGACCGGCGCCATCGCCGGACCCGCGCTGGGCGGAGTGATCGTCGGGGTCAATGTGCCGCTGGCCTATGCCGTGTCGATGGGGCTGTTTCTGCTGGGCGTCGCCGCGTTTCTGCTGATCCGCACCAGCGGCAAGCCGGTGGTCCAGCCGAACGCCCTGTCGCCGGTCGCCGCGGTCCGCGAAGGCCTGGCCTATGTCTGGAAGACCAAGATCGTGCTGGGCGCGATCTCGCTGGACCTGGTGGTGGTGCTGCTGGCCGGCGTCGCCCTGCTGACGCCGATCTTCGCCCGGGACATCCTGCATGTGGGGCCGCAAGGGTTCGGCCTGCTGCGCGCGGCGTTCGGCGTCGGCGCCCTGCTGATGGCGGTCTATCTCAGCCGCCAGCCCATCGTGCGGCATGGCGGGCGCTGGATGTTCGCCGCCGTCGCCCTGTTCGGCCTGTGCACCCTGACCTTTGGCTTGTCCAAGAGCGTGTGTCTCTCCGGCCTGGTTCTGTTCATCGGGGGCGCGGCCGACATGGTCAGCGTCAACATCCGCCAGACCCTGATCCAGCTGGCCACGCCCGACCACATGCGCGGTCGGGTCAGCTCGGTGTCCATGCTGTTCATCGGCGCCTCCAATGAGTTGGGCGAGGCCTATTCCGGCGTCGCGGTGCGCTTCCTGGGACCCATCGGCGCCGCGGCCTTCGGGGGGATCGGCGCCCTGGCCGCGACCGGCATCTGGGCCAGGCTCTTTCCCAGTCTGCGCAAGGCTGACAAGCTGACCTGA
- the hemW gene encoding radical SAM family heme chaperone HemW has protein sequence MTDPSVSPPDPGTDVAVYVHWPYCARICPYCDFNVVRDRGRAEEQAALVEAILRDLRTQAAMLGSRRLASIFFGGGTPSLMAPDAVAKIVEEAQRLFAPARPIEITLEANPTDAEAGRFAELAAAGVNRLSMGVQALDDASLRFLGRNHSAGEAIRAVETARRAFPRLSIDLIYARPDQTVTAWTAELTQALDLGFEHVSPYQLTVEPETAFGRALRRGALIPPDEDQAAALYETTQEVLSAAGFEAYEVSNHARGLAARSAHNLHVWRGGDYLGLGPGAHGRLTLGGARTATVAHRRIGHYVTGVGAGEPWAEREAMDAAGEAEERALLGLRTIEGVALSALGPLGLRIGEGPMASLIADRFLRVEGARLVATEQGRPVLDGVLKALLT, from the coding sequence TTGACTGACCCGTCGGTAAGTCCGCCTGATCCAGGGACGGACGTCGCCGTCTATGTCCACTGGCCTTATTGCGCGCGCATCTGCCCCTACTGCGACTTCAACGTGGTGCGGGACCGCGGGCGAGCGGAAGAGCAGGCGGCGTTGGTGGAGGCGATCCTCCGGGACCTGCGGACCCAGGCGGCCATGCTGGGGTCCCGCCGGCTCGCCTCGATCTTCTTTGGCGGAGGCACGCCGTCGCTGATGGCGCCGGACGCCGTGGCGAAGATCGTGGAGGAGGCGCAGCGGCTGTTCGCCCCCGCCCGTCCTATCGAGATCACGCTTGAGGCCAATCCGACGGATGCGGAGGCTGGCCGCTTCGCCGAACTGGCGGCGGCGGGGGTGAACCGGTTGTCGATGGGGGTGCAGGCGCTGGACGACGCCTCGCTCCGGTTCCTGGGGCGCAACCACTCGGCGGGCGAGGCGATCCGGGCGGTGGAGACGGCGCGCCGGGCCTTTCCGCGCCTGTCGATCGACCTGATCTATGCGCGGCCGGATCAGACGGTCACGGCATGGACGGCCGAACTGACCCAGGCGCTGGACCTCGGCTTCGAGCATGTGTCGCCATACCAGCTGACGGTGGAGCCGGAGACGGCGTTCGGCCGCGCCCTGCGACGCGGCGCCCTGATCCCGCCGGACGAGGACCAGGCGGCGGCGCTCTACGAGACCACGCAGGAGGTGCTGAGCGCGGCGGGGTTCGAGGCCTATGAGGTGTCCAACCATGCGCGGGGACTGGCGGCGCGATCGGCGCACAATCTGCATGTCTGGCGCGGCGGCGACTACCTGGGCCTGGGACCCGGCGCCCACGGGCGGCTGACGCTTGGGGGCGCACGCACCGCCACCGTCGCGCATCGCCGGATCGGCCACTACGTGACCGGCGTCGGGGCGGGCGAGCCTTGGGCCGAGCGCGAGGCGATGGACGCGGCGGGGGAGGCGGAAGAGCGGGCGCTGCTGGGTCTGCGGACCATCGAGGGCGTGGCGTTGTCGGCGCTTGGGCCGCTGGGTCTCCGAATCGGCGAAGGGCCGATGGCGAGCCTGATCGCCGACCGCTTTCTGCGGGTCGAGGGCGCGCGGCTGGTCGCCACGGAGCAGGGCCGGCCGGTGCTGGACGGGGTGCTGAAAGCCCTGCTGACCTGA
- a CDS encoding DUF3297 family protein encodes MSDILPDRLSVDPDSPFHDAEVLQRDVGVRFKGEDKTNVEEYCVSEGWVRLAVGKGVDRRGKALTVKLQGPVEPYFRNG; translated from the coding sequence ATGTCCGACATCCTGCCCGACCGTCTGTCCGTCGATCCCGACAGCCCCTTTCATGACGCGGAGGTGCTGCAACGCGACGTCGGCGTCCGCTTCAAGGGCGAGGACAAGACCAATGTCGAGGAATACTGCGTGTCCGAGGGCTGGGTGCGCCTGGCGGTCGGCAAGGGCGTGGACCGGCGCGGCAAGGCCCTGACGGTCAAGCTGCAGGGCCCGGTCGAGCCGTATTTCCGCAACGGCTAA
- a CDS encoding SRPBCC domain-containing protein codes for MDTRIEKRVGVQATSDRIWELISDLPSWDRWNPHETDVSGTIAFGGVLNMTEHLPGTADRRVQARVGEWQPRAQLVWAEKRGFLFNTVRYFEIEELEKGSCIVASGLIFSGLRGEMFHDKHRNALRRVHEAIAEGLRQAAEA; via the coding sequence ATGGACACTCGCATCGAAAAGCGCGTCGGCGTGCAGGCCACGTCCGACCGGATCTGGGAACTGATCTCCGACCTGCCGTCCTGGGATCGCTGGAACCCGCATGAGACGGACGTGAGCGGGACCATCGCCTTTGGCGGCGTCCTGAACATGACCGAACATCTGCCGGGCACGGCGGATCGCCGCGTGCAGGCGCGGGTCGGCGAATGGCAGCCGCGCGCGCAGCTCGTGTGGGCGGAGAAGCGCGGCTTCCTGTTCAACACCGTGCGGTATTTCGAGATCGAGGAGCTGGAAAAGGGCAGCTGCATCGTCGCCTCGGGCCTGATCTTCTCGGGGCTCCGGGGCGAGATGTTCCACGACAAGCATCGCAACGCCCTGCGCCGGGTGCACGAGGCGATCGCCGAAGGTCTGCGCCAGGCCGCCGAGGCCTGA